The following coding sequences are from one Pelagovum sp. HNIBRBA483 window:
- the folD gene encoding bifunctional methylenetetrahydrofolate dehydrogenase/methenyltetrahydrofolate cyclohydrolase FolD, with product MGATVIDGKKFAAGVREQVAAHVTKLKSENGITPGLAVVLVGEDPASQVYVRSKGKQTVEVGMNSYEHRLDADTSEADLLALIAKLNNDPDVHGILVQLPLPAHLDSDLVINSIDPAKDVDGFHISNVGLLGTGQKSMVPCTPLGCLMMLREHHGSLSGLSAVVVGRSNIVGKPMAQLLLGDSCTVTIAHSRTKDLPEVVRQADIVVAAVGRPEMVTGDWIKPGATVIDVGINRIEGAEGKARLVGDCHYESCAAVAGAITPVPGGVGPMTIACLLANTLTACCRANDLAEPEGLTA from the coding sequence ATGGGTGCGACGGTTATTGATGGCAAAAAATTTGCCGCAGGTGTGCGAGAGCAAGTCGCGGCGCATGTTACTAAGCTGAAAAGCGAAAATGGGATCACGCCCGGTCTGGCCGTTGTATTGGTCGGTGAAGATCCCGCGAGCCAAGTTTACGTCCGCTCGAAAGGCAAACAGACTGTTGAAGTCGGTATGAATTCATATGAGCACAGGCTTGACGCTGATACGTCTGAGGCGGATCTCCTCGCGCTCATTGCGAAACTGAATAATGACCCAGATGTGCATGGCATATTGGTCCAACTGCCTTTGCCTGCTCACCTTGACAGTGATTTGGTGATCAATTCCATCGATCCGGCCAAGGATGTAGATGGCTTCCATATCTCCAATGTCGGTCTGCTCGGTACAGGACAGAAATCCATGGTCCCGTGTACCCCGCTTGGGTGCTTGATGATGCTGCGTGAACATCACGGTTCACTGTCGGGGCTTAGTGCAGTCGTTGTCGGCCGCTCGAACATTGTTGGCAAGCCTATGGCTCAATTGCTGCTCGGCGATAGCTGCACAGTGACAATTGCACATAGCCGCACGAAGGATCTACCTGAGGTCGTGCGCCAAGCTGATATTGTTGTTGCCGCGGTAGGTCGCCCCGAAATGGTTACTGGAGATTGGATCAAGCCAGGTGCGACCGTTATAGACGTTGGTATTAACCGTATTGAAGGCGCCGAAGGCAAAGCGCGTCTCGTCGGTGATTGTCACTACGAAAGCTGTGCCGCTGTTGCCGGCGCCATAACACCCGTTCCCGGTGGTGTGGGGCCGATGACCATTGCCTGTCTTCTGGCTAACACACTTACCGCCTGCTGCCGCGCAAACGACCTGGCAGAACCTGAGGGCCTAACCGCATAG
- a CDS encoding bifunctional 5,10-methylenetetrahydrofolate dehydrogenase/5,10-methenyltetrahydrofolate cyclohydrolase — MRAALIDGKSIAAEMRQEIAKEASELAAKGWQPRLVSISVGDAAASEIYVRNQQRSAESAGVQFEARNYPNDISMEQLVGVLQGLNADPRVNGIIVQRPLPSHIPVKTLQKAVHPLKDVEGMHPASIGNIVYNDLQLGPCTAVAAVELLKTLPLKIEGLDVTVIGHSEIVGKPIAFLLMGLGATVTVCHHMTRSVAMHSRAADAVFVAVGKPGLVTGDMIKPGAALIDIGINRVDGKTVGDADFVSCAEVAGWLTPVPGGVGPVTVAVLMRNAIHATRLQMEAYSDAYAKTEV; from the coding sequence ATGCGCGCTGCACTGATAGACGGTAAGTCGATTGCCGCCGAAATGCGGCAGGAGATTGCCAAAGAGGCTTCGGAACTCGCAGCGAAGGGTTGGCAGCCGAGGTTGGTGTCGATCTCCGTTGGCGATGCTGCGGCATCTGAAATTTATGTCAGGAACCAACAGCGAAGCGCCGAAAGCGCAGGCGTGCAATTCGAGGCACGCAATTACCCGAATGACATTTCAATGGAGCAACTCGTTGGTGTGTTGCAAGGCCTTAACGCTGATCCGCGTGTGAACGGGATTATCGTTCAACGTCCACTCCCTTCACATATTCCAGTCAAGACCCTTCAAAAAGCCGTCCATCCCTTAAAGGACGTGGAAGGGATGCACCCCGCATCGATCGGTAATATTGTTTATAACGATCTGCAATTGGGACCATGCACCGCTGTTGCGGCCGTTGAGCTCCTCAAGACATTGCCCCTGAAGATCGAAGGGCTGGACGTTACGGTCATCGGTCATTCTGAGATTGTCGGTAAGCCGATCGCGTTCCTGCTTATGGGGCTTGGGGCAACGGTCACGGTCTGCCACCACATGACACGATCCGTGGCTATGCATTCGCGGGCGGCGGATGCGGTTTTTGTCGCTGTTGGTAAACCCGGTTTGGTCACTGGCGACATGATCAAACCTGGTGCTGCTTTGATTGATATCGGCATCAACCGTGTCGACGGTAAGACAGTCGGTGACGCCGATTTCGTGTCTTGTGCCGAGGTAGCGGGATGGTTGACGCCGGTGCCTGGAGGCGTGGGGCCAGTTACTGTTGCAGTTCTTATGCGCAACGCAATTCATGCGACGCGGCTTCAGATGGAAGCATACAGCGACGCTTACGCTAAAACGGAGGTTTGA
- a CDS encoding chorismate mutase, with the protein MKSTEQIASMAELRAEIDRIDLGLIELLAKRAEMIDRAIEIKAAAGLPARISERVEEVVELVRVHADSKGFDPEFAETLWRQLIEWSISREERVLGESDKRAK; encoded by the coding sequence ATGAAAAGCACCGAACAGATCGCCTCAATGGCGGAATTGCGTGCTGAGATTGATCGAATTGATTTGGGCCTGATCGAGCTTCTGGCGAAACGAGCCGAAATGATTGACCGGGCGATTGAAATTAAAGCTGCCGCTGGGTTGCCTGCCCGTATTTCCGAAAGGGTTGAAGAAGTCGTCGAACTGGTTCGGGTACACGCAGATTCGAAGGGGTTCGATCCCGAGTTTGCGGAGACACTTTGGAGGCAACTTATCGAGTGGTCCATTTCGCGCGAAGAGCGGGTTTTGGGCGAATCTGACAAGAGGGCGAAATAA
- a CDS encoding formate--tetrahydrofolate ligase, protein MSFKTDIEIARAANKKPIQEIGAKLGIGSDDLLPYGHDKAKLSQAFIDSVQDRPDGKLILVTAINPTPAGEGKTTTTVGLGDGLNRIGKKAAICIREASLGPNFGMKGGAAGGGYAQVVPMEDMNLHFTGDFHAITSAHNLLSAMIDNHIYWGNELEIDIRRVAWRRVVDMNDRALRQINVSLGGVANGFPREAGFDITVASEVMAILCLAKDLEDLQRRLGDMIVAYRRDRTPVYCRDIKADGAMTVLLKDAMQPNLVQTLENNPAFVHGGPFANIAHGCNSVTATTTALKIADYVVTEAGFGADLGAEKFMNIKCRKAGLAPDAVVLVATVRAMKMNGGVAKADLGAENVDAVKKGCPNLGRHIANVKSFGVPVVVAINHFVTDTDAEVEAVKAYVAEQGSEAILCQHWAKGSEGTVDLATRVAEIADAGMGNFAPLYPDDMPLFQKIDTIAKRIYHADEVIADKKIRDQLREWEDQGYGNLPICMAKTQYSFSTDPNWRGAPTGHTVPVREVRLSAGAGFVVVICGEIMTMPGLPRVPSAENIKLNADGDIEGLF, encoded by the coding sequence ATGAGCTTCAAGACCGACATCGAAATTGCCCGCGCCGCGAATAAGAAACCCATCCAAGAAATTGGCGCCAAACTCGGGATCGGTAGCGACGATCTTCTTCCCTACGGCCATGATAAAGCGAAGCTTAGCCAAGCGTTCATCGATAGCGTGCAGGATCGTCCAGACGGCAAATTGATCCTCGTCACAGCGATCAACCCAACCCCTGCTGGGGAAGGCAAAACGACAACGACCGTTGGCCTTGGCGACGGTCTGAACCGTATCGGCAAGAAAGCGGCGATCTGTATTCGCGAGGCATCGCTCGGGCCGAACTTTGGTATGAAGGGCGGCGCCGCTGGTGGTGGCTATGCACAAGTTGTGCCGATGGAGGACATGAACCTTCACTTCACCGGCGACTTCCACGCGATCACGTCGGCACACAACCTGCTGTCCGCGATGATCGACAACCATATCTACTGGGGCAACGAGCTGGAGATTGATATTCGCCGCGTGGCTTGGCGGCGCGTGGTCGATATGAATGACCGGGCACTCCGTCAGATCAACGTGTCGCTTGGTGGCGTCGCAAACGGCTTCCCGCGCGAGGCAGGCTTCGACATTACGGTTGCTTCCGAAGTTATGGCGATCCTCTGTCTTGCCAAAGACCTCGAAGATCTCCAGCGCCGCCTTGGCGACATGATCGTAGCCTACCGCCGTGATCGCACGCCGGTGTACTGCCGCGACATCAAGGCGGATGGCGCGATGACTGTACTGCTGAAAGACGCGATGCAACCGAACCTCGTGCAAACCTTGGAAAACAACCCTGCCTTCGTTCACGGCGGTCCGTTTGCCAACATCGCACACGGCTGTAACTCGGTAACGGCAACGACGACTGCCCTCAAAATCGCAGATTATGTGGTGACTGAGGCTGGTTTCGGTGCTGACCTCGGGGCTGAAAAGTTCATGAACATCAAGTGCCGCAAGGCTGGCTTGGCACCTGATGCGGTTGTTCTCGTCGCGACCGTTCGCGCCATGAAGATGAATGGTGGCGTCGCCAAGGCTGACCTTGGCGCGGAAAACGTGGACGCGGTCAAGAAAGGCTGCCCGAACCTTGGTCGCCATATCGCCAATGTGAAATCCTTCGGTGTGCCGGTTGTCGTTGCGATCAACCACTTCGTGACTGACACCGACGCCGAAGTTGAAGCGGTAAAGGCCTACGTTGCCGAGCAGGGTTCTGAGGCAATTCTCTGCCAGCACTGGGCCAAAGGTTCGGAAGGCACGGTCGATCTTGCCACGCGGGTTGCAGAAATCGCTGATGCAGGCATGGGCAACTTCGCGCCGCTCTATCCGGACGACATGCCGTTGTTCCAAAAGATCGATACGATCGCAAAGCGGATCTACCATGCCGATGAAGTTATCGCTGACAAAAAGATCCGCGACCAGTTGCGTGAGTGGGAAGATCAGGGCTACGGGAACCTCCCGATCTGCATGGCAAAAACCCAATACAGCTTCTCGACAGACCCGAATTGGCGTGGTGCGCCGACTGGGCACACTGTACCGGTAAGAGAAGTACGCCTGTCCGCTGGTGCTGGCTTCGTTGTAGTGATCTGCGGTGAGATCATGACCATGCCCGGTCTGCCGCGGGTTCCTTCCGCAGAAAACATCAAGCTAAATGCTGATGGCGATATCGAAGGCCTCTTCTGA
- a CDS encoding sulfurase, protein MPALVLTDFIGTITWLGVVPERVTPEIETRAFPSLAVDFAGIEGSVHGGEQRPSCSRVLGLYPTKGTTIANTRQISIVCQDELALIAQEMGLERIDPAWLGATIVVAGIPDFSHLPPSTRLQAPDGATLTVDMQNRPCHFPGRTIEAVFTGKGGAFKNAAKHRRGVTAWVECPGTLRLGQSLRVFTPDQRPWQP, encoded by the coding sequence ATGCCAGCTCTTGTCCTCACAGATTTCATAGGCACCATCACCTGGCTCGGAGTTGTTCCAGAACGTGTTACGCCAGAGATTGAGACGCGGGCCTTCCCCTCACTGGCTGTCGATTTTGCGGGCATAGAGGGCTCCGTGCATGGTGGCGAGCAGCGCCCGTCATGTTCTCGTGTGCTCGGTCTATATCCGACGAAAGGCACGACGATTGCGAATACCCGCCAAATATCAATCGTTTGTCAGGATGAGCTGGCTCTTATCGCACAAGAAATGGGGCTAGAGCGGATAGATCCAGCTTGGCTGGGCGCCACGATTGTTGTTGCAGGTATACCTGATTTCTCTCATTTGCCGCCATCGACGCGCCTTCAGGCGCCGGATGGTGCGACCCTTACGGTCGATATGCAAAACCGCCCCTGCCACTTCCCCGGTCGTACGATTGAAGCGGTGTTCACAGGAAAAGGTGGCGCCTTCAAAAACGCAGCGAAGCACCGTCGAGGAGTTACTGCATGGGTGGAATGCCCCGGAACTTTACGGCTGGGTCAGTCGTTGCGGGTATTCACCCCTGATCAGCGCCCTTGGCAGCCATAG
- the ftsH gene encoding ATP-dependent zinc metalloprotease FtsH, with protein sequence MGNARNIVFWVVLFLLVLALFNVFSGGQSNMQSSTRTYSQFVSALEAGNVAEVTLDGERVEYRDENGRSFVTIKPEDAELTQQLIDGGVPVRAESQETSTFQAFILSLLPFLLLIGVWIYFMNRMQGGGRGGAMGFGKSKAKLLTEKQGRVTFDDVAGIDEAKEELEEIVEFLRSPQKFSRLGGKIPKGALLVGPPGTGKTLLARAIAGEAGVPFFTISGSDFVEMFVGVGASRVRDMFEQAKKNAPCIVFIDEIDAVGRARGVGIGGGNDEREQTLNQLLVEMDGFEANEGVIIIAATNRRDVLDPALLRPGRFDRQVTVPNPDIKGREKILAVHARKTPLGPNVDLRIIARGTPGFSGADLANLVNEAALMAARVGRRFVTMVDFENAKDKVMMGAERRSMVLTPEQKEKTAYHEAGHAVVGLSLPKCDPVYKATIIPRGGALGMVVSLPEIDRLNWHRSECEEKLAMTMAGKAAEVLKYGEDEVSNGPAGDIQQASQLARAMVLRWGMSDKVGNIDYSEAHEGYSGQTPGFSVSAHTKELIEEEVKRFVEEGYQHALRILRDKKVEWERLAEGLLEYETLTGAEIERVMRGDPPQSGPEDGEPSDSGSSTSVVSIPKTKAKKPKSGGGDLEPEPSS encoded by the coding sequence TTGGGCAACGCGCGCAATATCGTTTTTTGGGTCGTTCTGTTCTTGCTTGTACTGGCACTATTCAACGTGTTCAGCGGCGGGCAGAGCAATATGCAAAGCAGTACCCGCACCTACTCACAGTTTGTTTCGGCTCTTGAGGCTGGCAACGTCGCCGAGGTGACGTTGGATGGCGAGCGCGTTGAATACCGCGACGAGAACGGACGTTCTTTTGTAACGATCAAACCGGAAGACGCCGAGCTGACGCAGCAGCTTATCGATGGCGGTGTGCCGGTTCGGGCCGAGAGCCAAGAGACGTCAACTTTCCAAGCTTTCATCCTCTCGCTTCTTCCTTTCCTACTTCTGATCGGGGTTTGGATTTACTTCATGAACCGTATGCAGGGTGGTGGCCGTGGCGGTGCTATGGGGTTTGGCAAGTCGAAGGCGAAGCTGCTGACCGAGAAACAAGGGCGTGTGACCTTTGACGACGTGGCAGGTATCGATGAAGCCAAAGAAGAGCTTGAGGAGATTGTCGAGTTTCTCCGCAGCCCGCAAAAATTTTCCCGTCTTGGCGGCAAAATTCCCAAGGGTGCCCTGCTTGTTGGCCCTCCCGGAACGGGTAAAACCCTTCTGGCGCGCGCCATTGCGGGCGAGGCCGGTGTACCGTTTTTCACGATTTCGGGTTCCGATTTTGTTGAGATGTTCGTGGGTGTAGGTGCGAGCCGCGTGCGCGATATGTTTGAGCAGGCGAAAAAGAACGCACCTTGTATCGTTTTCATTGACGAGATCGACGCAGTCGGTCGTGCGCGTGGCGTCGGCATTGGTGGCGGCAACGACGAGCGCGAGCAGACGCTTAACCAGCTTTTGGTGGAAATGGACGGCTTTGAGGCCAATGAAGGCGTCATTATTATCGCGGCCACGAACCGTCGCGATGTGCTCGATCCGGCGTTGCTACGCCCGGGACGCTTTGATCGTCAGGTGACGGTGCCGAATCCCGACATCAAAGGCCGCGAGAAAATTCTTGCGGTGCATGCCCGCAAGACGCCCCTCGGACCGAATGTTGATCTGCGGATCATCGCCCGTGGTACACCCGGCTTTTCCGGTGCGGACCTAGCGAACCTTGTGAACGAGGCGGCGTTGATGGCCGCCCGTGTCGGACGCCGGTTTGTGACGATGGTGGATTTCGAAAACGCGAAAGACAAAGTGATGATGGGCGCGGAACGGCGTTCTATGGTCCTGACACCCGAGCAAAAGGAAAAGACAGCCTACCATGAGGCGGGTCACGCCGTGGTTGGTCTGTCACTGCCGAAATGCGATCCTGTCTACAAGGCAACGATTATTCCGCGCGGTGGTGCGTTGGGCATGGTTGTGAGCCTCCCTGAGATTGACAGGTTGAACTGGCATCGTTCGGAATGCGAAGAGAAACTCGCGATGACGATGGCGGGCAAGGCCGCGGAAGTCTTGAAATATGGTGAAGACGAGGTTTCGAACGGTCCTGCCGGCGATATCCAACAGGCCAGTCAGTTAGCGCGTGCGATGGTGCTGCGCTGGGGAATGTCTGACAAGGTTGGCAATATCGACTACTCAGAAGCTCACGAGGGCTACTCCGGTCAGACGCCAGGCTTCTCGGTATCGGCCCATACGAAAGAGTTGATTGAAGAAGAGGTCAAACGCTTCGTCGAAGAAGGCTATCAACATGCGCTTCGGATCCTGCGTGACAAAAAGGTTGAGTGGGAGCGGCTGGCCGAAGGTTTGCTCGAATATGAAACTCTTACTGGTGCAGAGATCGAGCGCGTAATGAGGGGCGACCCTCCGCAGTCTGGGCCCGAAGACGGAGAGCCGTCAGACAGCGGAAGTTCAACTTCGGTCGTTTCTATTCCTAAAACGAAGGCCAAAAAGCCAAAATCAGGTGGGGGCGATCTAGAGCCTGAACCATCTTCTTAA
- the tilS gene encoding tRNA lysidine(34) synthetase TilS: protein MALLNLLHEWGGGDVDLAAVTVNHGLRTEAASEVEFVASVCENMEIPHQVLYWDGTQNNGNLQNAARVARYRLLADWALEMSRDIVLLAHTSNDVAETFLMNLSRSAGIDGLAAMPDRFVRNGVTFARPLLRESRSVLRSYLKACGRGWIEDPSNHDLRFDRVKMRGLLDILEGYGLSAEVVSDSAFALADSRDIVRNETSGLARSCATDDRGDVLFSRVPFASAPFELRRRLLAMAIRYVSNAEYPPRYASVAALLNVKEDNWKSTLGGCVITADQKTLRIAREFSSVRGTVCASDKLWDNRWKFTGPHRDGLEIRVLGEDGIKNCPDWRSEGLPWVSILSSPAIWDGETMISAPVAGFSAGWSAQIVADFITFVEAH, encoded by the coding sequence ATGGCTCTATTGAACTTGCTTCATGAGTGGGGCGGCGGGGACGTGGACCTTGCTGCGGTAACAGTCAATCACGGACTGCGCACAGAGGCCGCCTCTGAAGTCGAATTTGTGGCAAGTGTCTGCGAAAATATGGAGATCCCGCACCAAGTTCTTTATTGGGACGGCACTCAAAATAACGGGAACCTGCAGAACGCAGCGCGCGTGGCCCGCTATCGATTGCTTGCTGATTGGGCGCTTGAGATGTCGCGTGATATTGTGCTTCTCGCGCATACTTCAAACGATGTGGCTGAAACTTTCTTAATGAACCTGTCCCGCAGTGCTGGCATTGACGGGCTTGCAGCAATGCCAGACCGATTTGTCCGAAACGGTGTTACGTTCGCTCGCCCTCTCCTGCGGGAGAGTCGGTCGGTTCTGCGTTCGTACCTGAAGGCGTGTGGACGAGGATGGATCGAAGATCCGAGCAATCATGACCTCCGGTTTGATCGTGTCAAAATGCGAGGACTGTTGGATATCCTCGAAGGTTACGGGTTGTCGGCGGAAGTCGTCTCGGATTCGGCTTTCGCATTGGCAGACAGTCGAGACATCGTCCGGAATGAAACGAGCGGACTTGCGCGGTCTTGCGCTACAGATGACCGGGGTGATGTCCTTTTTTCGCGCGTCCCTTTCGCGTCGGCCCCGTTTGAGCTGCGTCGTAGGCTGTTAGCAATGGCAATAAGGTATGTATCGAACGCTGAATATCCTCCGAGGTATGCTTCGGTTGCAGCCTTGTTGAACGTCAAAGAAGATAATTGGAAATCTACACTGGGTGGTTGTGTGATAACCGCCGATCAAAAGACCCTTCGGATCGCGCGGGAGTTTTCTTCGGTTCGCGGGACGGTTTGCGCCAGCGATAAACTGTGGGACAACCGATGGAAATTCACTGGCCCACATCGGGACGGTCTTGAAATTCGAGTTTTAGGCGAAGATGGCATAAAGAATTGCCCAGATTGGCGCTCTGAGGGGCTGCCATGGGTGTCTATTCTGTCATCTCCCGCTATATGGGACGGCGAAACAATGATCTCGGCGCCGGTTGCCGGTTTTTCAGCGGGATGGAGCGCGCAGATTGTCGCGGATTTCATCACCTTTGTGGAAGCGCATTGA
- the ybgF gene encoding tol-pal system protein YbgF, with translation MFLRSVVIAAVLCVGLPVSAQSTDETLADIRQQLTILYVELQRLRTELSTTGGAASTSGTGSPLERLDSIQSEVERLTSKTEALELRINRITVDGTNRVGDLEFRLCELEPNCDIASLGETPSLGGVDSAAEVPQPLPTVESNGPALAVGEQADFDAARTALEQGNLEGAAMAFADFVEAYPGGPLTAQADYFRGEALEALGRLTDAARAYLASFSVDPGGDVAPDALFKLGFMLGEIGQAQDACLTLSEVEVRFPNHPAVVDARSVMQVLGCQ, from the coding sequence ATGTTTTTACGATCCGTAGTTATTGCTGCTGTTTTATGCGTCGGCCTGCCGGTTTCGGCGCAATCGACGGATGAGACACTCGCGGACATCCGCCAGCAATTGACTATTCTTTATGTGGAGCTTCAGCGCCTCCGTACGGAGCTTTCCACAACGGGCGGAGCGGCATCGACGTCGGGAACCGGTTCCCCCTTGGAAAGGCTCGACTCGATCCAATCGGAAGTAGAGCGGCTGACCTCAAAAACTGAGGCGTTGGAGTTGCGGATCAACCGCATCACCGTGGATGGTACGAACCGTGTCGGGGACCTTGAGTTTCGCCTTTGTGAACTTGAGCCAAACTGCGATATCGCATCGCTTGGAGAAACGCCGTCGTTAGGGGGTGTTGACAGCGCCGCCGAAGTGCCACAGCCCCTGCCAACGGTGGAAAGTAACGGCCCCGCATTGGCGGTTGGGGAACAAGCTGATTTTGATGCGGCTCGCACAGCTTTGGAGCAAGGCAACCTTGAAGGCGCAGCAATGGCTTTCGCCGATTTTGTGGAGGCCTATCCAGGTGGACCGCTAACGGCGCAGGCAGATTATTTTCGCGGGGAGGCGCTTGAGGCCCTGGGGCGTCTTACGGATGCGGCGCGAGCCTATCTCGCTTCCTTTTCGGTAGATCCAGGCGGGGATGTGGCGCCAGATGCTTTGTTCAAGTTGGGCTTTATGCTCGGTGAGATTGGGCAGGCTCAAGATGCATGCTTGACCCTCTCTGAAGTCGAGGTGCGTTTTCCCAACCATCCTGCTGTCGTGGACGCGCGATCTGTCATGCAGGTCCTTGGCTGTCAGTGA
- the pal gene encoding peptidoglycan-associated lipoprotein Pal — protein MNSLTKATLIVLALSTAACTNPNRFGGDSVDLNGSAGGFGPLGSVDDPTSPAFFNERIGDRVLFAVDESTLSAEAKIVLDGQISWLMENPDYAAVIEGHADEQGTREYNLALGARRANAVREYLITGGVAASRIQTVSYGKERPISVCSEEACYAQNRRAVTVISIAALG, from the coding sequence ATGAACAGCCTGACCAAAGCCACGCTCATCGTACTGGCCCTATCGACGGCCGCTTGTACTAACCCCAATCGTTTTGGGGGTGATTCAGTTGACCTCAACGGAAGTGCCGGTGGCTTCGGGCCGCTCGGCTCTGTCGATGATCCAACCAGCCCCGCTTTCTTCAATGAGCGGATTGGTGATCGCGTATTGTTCGCGGTTGACGAGTCCACCCTTTCAGCGGAAGCGAAAATTGTCCTCGATGGCCAGATTTCATGGCTGATGGAAAACCCTGATTATGCCGCTGTTATTGAAGGACATGCCGACGAACAGGGAACGCGGGAATACAACCTTGCTCTCGGTGCCCGTCGCGCCAATGCGGTGCGTGAATATCTGATCACTGGCGGAGTTGCTGCTTCCCGTATCCAAACGGTCTCCTACGGGAAGGAACGCCCGATTTCCGTTTGCTCCGAGGAAGCCTGCTATGCTCAAAACCGGCGCGCAGTGACGGTTATTTCCATCGCGGCACTGGGATAG